A genome region from Carassius gibelio isolate Cgi1373 ecotype wild population from Czech Republic chromosome A23, carGib1.2-hapl.c, whole genome shotgun sequence includes the following:
- the LOC127944545 gene encoding epithelial membrane protein 3, which translates to MASLLMFVTLLHLITLAVLFIATMEKSWWVWDGTENSDLWYNCRFDNETEAWSCESSKETEWLQAVQVLMILSVVFSAISFLIFLGQLFTISKGGLFYLTGVCQAFAGLNAFTAALIYTLHNKEILQDSRELSSGHFGYCFYLAWVCVPLLLCSGVMYIHLRKRE; encoded by the exons ATGGCGTCGCTTCTGATGTTTGTCACACTGCTTCATCTCATCACACTGGCGGTGCTCTTCATCGCCACCATGGAGAAG TCCTGGTGGGTTTGGGACGGCACAGAAAACTCAGACCTCTGGTACAACTGCAGATTTGACAATGAAACGGAGGCATGGTCCTGTGAATCATCAAAGGAGACGG AGTGGCTTCAAGCTGTCCAGGTTCTGATGATCCTGTCAGTGGTTTTCTCTGCCATCTCATTCCTGATATTCCTGGGACAACTCTTCACCATATCTAAAGGAGGACTCTTTTACCTCACCGGCGTCTGCCAGGCATTTGCAG GCCTCAACGCCTTCACAGCTGCGCTCATTTACACTCTGCACAATAAAGAAATCCTTCAGGACTCGCGGGAGTTGAGCTCGGGACACTTCGGGTACTGCTTCTACTTGGCGTGGGTTTGTGTGCCTCTGCTCCTGTGCAGCGGAGTCATGTACATCCATCTGCGCAAAAGGGAATAG
- the LOC127944537 gene encoding NSFL1 cofactor p47-like yields the protein MSEHEEAVRGFVAVTDVDEERARFFLESAGWDLQLALANFFEDGGDDDIATLPPPESGSVSRSTGPSEHRVTSFRNLMDEDETGDEEGQRFYAGGSEHSGQQIVGPPKKKSPNEVVEDLFKGAKEHGAVPVDKAGKGPGESSKSGKPFVGGGYRLGAAPEEESTYVAGGLRQSSGSQDVHVVLKLWKTGFSLDNGELRNYSDPGNALFLESVRRGEIPLELRQRFRGGQVNLDMEDHRDEDFTKPKSAFKAFTGEGQKLGSATPELVSLPRIPQDQTASEADASASISVDSSQPVTSIQIRLADGGRLVQKFNHTHRVSDVRQFVASARPALAATEFVLMTTFPNKELTDESQTLKEANLLNAVIVQRIK from the exons ATGTCTGAGCATGAAGAAGCTGTGAGGGGGTTCGTGGCTGTGACTGATGTTGATGAAGAGAGAGCCCGTTTCTTCCTCGAGTCAGCCGGCTGGGACCTACAG CTTGCTTTAGCTAATTTCTTTGAGGATGGAGGAGATGATGATATCGCCACCCTCCCTCCGCCAGAGTCCGGCTCTGTCAGTCGGTCCACGGGGCCAAG TGAGCACCGAGTGACGTCCTTCAGAAATCTGATGGATGAAGACGAGACGGGTGACGAGGAAGGCCAGAG GTTCTATGCCGGTGGCTCAGAACACAGTGGGCAGCAGATTGTTGGTCCTCCCAAAAAGAAGAGCCCAAATGAGGTGGTTGAGGACTTGTTTAAAGGTGCTAAGGAGCACGGGGCGGTTCCTGTTGACAAAGCAGGCAAAGGACCCGGAGAATCCAGCAAATCCGGCAAG CCGTTTGTGGGTGGTGGTTATCGATTGGGCGCAGCACCAGAGGAGGAGTCGACTTATGTGGCAGGAGGGTTGAGACAGTCCAGCGGCTCACAAGAC GTGCATGTGGTGCTGAAGCTCTGGAAGACGGGGTTTAGTCTGGATAACGGAGAGCTGAGGAACTACAGTGATCCCGGGAACGCTCTCTTCCTGGAGTCGGTCCGTAGAGG GGAGATTCCTCTGGAACTGAGACAGCGCTTCCGAGGTGGACAGGTAAACCTAGATATGGAGGACCATCGGGATGAAGACTTTACCAAACCCAAATCTGCTTTCAAGGCTTTTACTGGAGAAGGACAGAAACTTGGCAG TGCCACTCCAGAGTTGGTGTCGCTCCCGAGAATCCCGCAGGACCAGACCGCCAGCGAAGCTGATGCCAGTGCTTCCATCAGTGTGGACAGCTCTCAACCGGTCACTAGCATCCAGATCAGACTGGCCGACGGAGGCCGGCTGGTGCAGAAGTTCAACCACACCCACAG GGTGTCTGATGTGCGTCAGTTTGTGGCAAGCGCTCGCCCGGCTTTAGCTGCCACCGAGTTCGTTCTCATGACGACTTTCCCCAACAAGGAGCTGACGGACGAGAGCCAGACGCTGAAGGAGGCCAACCTGCTGAACGCCGTCATTGTGCAGCGGATAAAGTGA
- the LOC127944533 gene encoding protein FAM110B-like, producing MPVETLHPTVGRLTGGPFTSAMPFRILNKGPDYFRRAPEPGTRKLSAVERLEADKAKYVKSQQVALTRQEPVKPPVIRKPLLSPSMMMQCRINTPPARKITRRQLETENRGPDHGMSRGPQLNLEVLNNLINVCDGPLASSPTPSSPSPSASSPSSGGQSVGSGQSAEPQHCINFKAHLGSMPNSSRTSSPLINQPSLAEPSRRPPPVPARAPRLVSQGSYGTPNSVTVRRVDVRPQAEIRKPQRLPLQPKPRQAQVAQPQIARPQAPPTSSAQQQPLAAHPSSPCIPSSPLLLRPGILPPASPAFTRISSASSRGSRPGSTRKHPSLHRSKSDLSDRYSRATADLERFFNYCGLDPDEVEVMGGMERFARANSDIVSVSKLRSVSTPSSECGDGGDGQHGEKEDDGDDDDGPIKPSERVPYGISVIERNARVIKWLYGIRQARDVSQNISNV from the coding sequence ATGCCAGTGGAGACCCTTCATCCCACAGTCGGCCGTCTTACTGGGGGTCCCTTCACTTCTGCCATGCCTTTCCGAATCCTCAACAAAGGCCCGGACTACTTCCGCAGAGCGCCCGAGCCAGGAACACGGAAGCTGAGTGCAGTTGAACGCCTGGAAGCAGACAAGGCCAAGTACGTAAAGAGTCAGCAAGTGGCACTTACTAGACAAGAGCCTGTGAAACCTCCAGTCATCCGCAAACCGCTGTTATCACCAAGCATGATGATGCAATGCAGAATAAACACTCCACCAGCAAGGAAGATTACCCGGCGGCAACTTGAGACCGAGAACAGAGGACCGGATCATGGCATGAGCAGAGGACCGCAACTCAACCTTGAAGTACTCAATAATCTAATTAATGTCTGTGATGGACCACTTGCATCTTCACCTACTCCATCCTCTCCTTCTCCCTCAGCCTCCTCACCCTCTTCCGGAGGTCAGAGTGTCGGTAGTGGACAATCTGCAGAACCTCAGCACTGCATTAACTTCAAAGCACACCTTGGCTCAATGCCCAACTCCTCTCGCACTTCCTCTCCTCTTATCAATCAACCCTCACTTGCAGAGCCCAGCCGAAGGCCACCTCCGGTCCCAGCCAGAGCTCCCCGACTGGTGTCACAAGGTAGTTATGGGACCCCCAACTCCGTAACTGTACGACGGGTGGATGTGCGACCACAGGCAGAGATCAGGAAACCTCAGAGATTGCCTCTACAACCCAAACCTAGACAAGCTCAAGTAGCTCAACCACAGATAGCCCGGCCACAGGCCCCTCCCACATCTTCTGCTCAGCAGCAACCTTTGGCTGCTCACCCTTCATCCCCCTGCATACCCTCCAGCCCACTGCTTCTGCGCCCTGGCATTTTACCCCCAGCTTCCCCCGCTTTCACCCGCATTTCCTCAGCTAGCTCTCGAGGGTCACGTCCCGGTTCAACCCGAAAGCACCCCTCCCTTCACCGCTCTAAGTCAGACTTGAGCGACCGCTACTCTCGGGCCACAGCTGACTTGGAGCGCTTCTTCAACTACTGTGGACTGGATCCAGATGAGGTGGAAGTAATGGGTGGCATGGAGCGTTTTGCCCGGGCAAATTCGGACATTGTGTCAGTCTCCAAACTCCGCAGCGTCAGTACGCCTAGCTCAGAGTGTGGGGACGGTGGGGATGGACAGCACGGAGAAAAGGAGGATGATGGCGATGATGACGATGGGCCTATAAAGCCCAGTGAGCGTGTTCCCTACGGCATCTCTGTCATTGAGAGGAATGCACGTGTCATTAAGTGGCTCTATGGTATCCGACAAGCACGGGACGTCTCACAAAACATCTCCAATGTCTAG